The following coding sequences are from one Pasteurellaceae bacterium RH1A window:
- a CDS encoding oligoribonuclease (3'-5' exoribonuclease specific for small oligoribonuclotides): MSKNKDNLIWIDLEMTGLDPEKERIIEIATIVTDKDLNILAEGPVLAVHQSDELLAKMSDWCVKTHTENGLVERVKQSKLTERAAELQTIDFLKRWVDKGASPICGNSIAQDKRFLVKYMPDLADYFHYRHLDVSTLKELARRWKPEILDKFEKKNTHLALDDIKESIAELKFYREHFIRLD, from the coding sequence GTGAGCAAGAACAAGGATAATTTAATTTGGATCGATCTGGAAATGACCGGGCTTGATCCTGAAAAAGAGCGGATCATAGAAATTGCCACCATCGTGACCGACAAGGATCTGAATATCCTGGCCGAAGGCCCGGTGTTGGCGGTGCATCAATCTGATGAGCTTTTGGCTAAAATGAGTGATTGGTGTGTTAAAACCCACACCGAAAACGGCCTGGTTGAGCGGGTTAAACAGAGCAAACTGACCGAACGGGCCGCCGAACTTCAAACCATCGACTTTCTCAAGCGCTGGGTGGATAAGGGGGCCTCGCCCATTTGCGGCAACAGCATTGCCCAGGATAAGCGGTTTTTGGTCAAATATATGCCTGATCTGGCTGATTATTTTCATTATCGTCACTTGGATGTCAGCACCCTCAAGGAGCTGGCCCGCCGTTGGAAGCCTGAAATCTTGGACAAGTTTGAGAAAAAAAATACTCATCTGGCCTTGGACGACATCAAGGAATCCATTGCTGAACTCAAGTTTTATCGGGAACATTTTATTCGCTTAGACTAG
- a CDS encoding tRNA (N6-adenosine(37)-N6)-threonylcarbamoyltransferase complex ATPase TsaE, translated as MTQLAFSFSNEEQMLAFGSQLAQQFAQYLAQNTENSLVIYLNGELGAGKTTLSRSIVRQFGYQGNVKSPTYTLVEEYQLPALAIYHFDLYRLADPEELEFMGIRDYFRPQTLCLLEWASRGQGMIPEADLLVQINYQAQGRELVLQAQSAAGQAILANFKDL; from the coding sequence ATGACACAACTCGCCTTTTCCTTTAGCAACGAAGAGCAAATGTTGGCCTTTGGCAGCCAACTGGCCCAGCAGTTTGCCCAATATTTGGCTCAAAACACTGAAAATTCCCTGGTAATTTACTTAAACGGGGAACTTGGGGCGGGCAAGACCACTCTAAGCCGCAGCATTGTCCGCCAGTTTGGCTACCAGGGCAATGTTAAAAGCCCAACTTATACCTTGGTGGAAGAATACCAATTGCCAGCTCTGGCCATTTACCATTTCGATCTCTACCGTCTGGCCGATCCTGAAGAGCTGGAATTTATGGGCATTCGGGATTATTTCCGCCCCCAAACTCTCTGTTTACTGGAATGGGCCAGCCGAGGCCAGGGTATGATCCCTGAGGCAGATTTGTTGGTGCAAATTAATTATCAAGCGCAAGGGCGGGAGCTGGTCTTGCAGGCACAAAGTGCAGCTGGCCAGGCCATTCTTGCAAATTTTAAGGACCTTTAA
- a CDS encoding N-acetylmuramoyl-L-alanine amidase produces MNWLKTLLIGTFGCLLSLSVSAKLVIAIDPGHGGRDPGAIGKSLNIKEKDVTLAISRELKALLDKDPNFKAVMTRSGDYFIQLPNRTEIARKHRANFLVSIHADSSPASNNLKGASVWVLSNRRASDELGKWLEDREKQSELLGGAGSVLSNNNERYLNQTVLDLQFSHAQRVGYELGKSVLASLGNVGAIAKRTPQHASLSVLRSPDIPSILVETGFLSNADEEHKLATAAYRKKVARAIYQGLVNYHKKNSGTLGTGSPKVAEVKPKATPKKDEPKQAAEKTSKSAKTADKTKAGDKTSTKDKPKANEKATAKDSKSEKASPASNASHHVVQQDETVYSIARMYKTTPDKLSQLNNLKDYKIRTGQKLKVR; encoded by the coding sequence ATGAATTGGCTTAAAACCCTCTTGATTGGAACATTCGGATGCTTACTGAGCCTGTCGGTGTCGGCTAAGCTGGTGATTGCCATTGATCCAGGCCACGGTGGACGTGACCCTGGAGCCATTGGTAAATCATTGAATATTAAGGAAAAAGATGTCACCTTGGCCATTTCAAGAGAGCTTAAGGCCTTGCTGGACAAGGATCCTAACTTCAAGGCGGTGATGACCCGTTCGGGTGACTATTTCATTCAACTACCCAATCGTACCGAAATTGCCCGTAAGCATCGGGCCAATTTCTTGGTCTCCATTCATGCCGATTCTTCTCCTGCCTCCAATAACCTGAAAGGGGCTTCTGTCTGGGTCTTGTCCAACCGCCGAGCCAGTGATGAATTGGGTAAATGGCTGGAAGATCGGGAGAAGCAGTCTGAACTCTTGGGCGGGGCGGGTTCGGTCTTATCTAATAATAACGAACGCTACCTCAACCAAACCGTCTTGGATCTCCAATTTTCCCATGCCCAGCGGGTGGGCTATGAGCTGGGCAAGAGCGTCTTGGCCAGCCTAGGTAATGTTGGCGCCATTGCCAAACGCACGCCTCAACATGCCAGCCTCAGCGTTTTGCGTTCGCCAGATATTCCGTCCATCTTGGTGGAAACCGGCTTTTTATCCAATGCGGATGAAGAACATAAGTTAGCCACAGCCGCCTACCGTAAAAAGGTGGCCCGGGCCATTTATCAAGGCTTGGTTAATTACCATAAAAAGAACTCCGGCACCCTAGGCACGGGCAGCCCGAAGGTGGCCGAAGTCAAGCCCAAGGCCACGCCTAAAAAAGATGAGCCAAAACAAGCGGCTGAAAAAACATCAAAATCTGCAAAAACAGCGGATAAGACCAAGGCCGGTGACAAAACAAGTACCAAAGACAAGCCTAAGGCAAATGAGAAAGCCACCGCAAAAGACAGCAAAAGCGAAAAGGCAAGCCCTGCTAGCAATGCCAGCCACCATGTTGTGCAGCAGGATGAAACGGTCTATTCCATTGCCAGAATGTATAAGACCACGCCAGATAAGCTTAGCCAGCTCAATA